DNA sequence from the Methanofollis formosanus genome:
ACGACGACGGTGCAAGTCTTCAGGGCCTCTCCCCCCGACTGCGCCGTAAGGACAGTCCTGCGTCCCTTCTCGACCATCTTCAGGCTTTCGGCCTGTTCCAGGGCATTGACAACTGCTGCCTGGACCTCGCTCTCGGAGGTGAGCAGGGTGTCCCAGTGACTGCCGTGGCACCCGATCTTTTTCGGTCTTTTCTTCTCTTCTGGTCTGGTTATAGATATATCAGAGAGTCCCATCATCTTGCCTCAGGTAATAGGGGGGAATTTCGGCCCGACTATCTGTGCAGGGGTATAGGGAGTTATACATATAGATTTTACCCGAATAATTTGGACAATTATCATATCGGAGATTTAAAAAGTATTTGATATTGAATTGAAGTTATTATCGTCAGGTATTATTTCATAATTTTGTCGTGGTGGCTTCTCCGATCCCCAGGAACGAGCACGGATCCGCCTCGGTATTCTCCATCGTGTCGGGTTTGGCGGGATAGAGCATCGATCGAGGGTTCTGTAGAATCAAGCATGTACCCGGGGTTCATGCCGAATTCTACACCGCAAAAAAAGAGTTACTTCGGGATCAGCACCGAGTCGATGACATGGCAGACGCCGTTCGAACAGACGATGTCGGGCTGGATGACGCTGACCCCGTTGATCCGGACGCCGCGAGTGGTGTCAATCTCGAGGTCCGAACCCTGCAGCGACCTGACCGAGCGCATCTTCACGATGTCGTCGGCCATGTGCGTGCCCGAGATCACATGATATTTCAGGACCTCGGCCAGCTGGCTTGGGTTCTCCATCAGGTGGTCGATCGTCTCCTTCGGGATCTTGGCGAAGGCGGCGTCGTTGGGTGCAAAGACCGTGAACGGCCCCGGACTGCTAAGCGTCTCGACCAGGCCCGCGGCCTTCACGGCCGCGACCAATGTGTTGAACTGCCCGGCCTCGATCGCAGTCTCCACAATATTTTTCTGTGCCTGAACTGCTCTCTGTTGCATCTCTCATTCCCTCCACGGGAGTCCCCCCATGGAATCTCGTCATATTTAACAGATCCGGCCGGAAATCAGCCCGGTTGCCGGGGTGATTATGCGGGCGTCAGGGCACTCTCTCCCGTCCCGCCGTCCCGTCCGGGTTCGGGCGGTCTTACGACCCTTTTGCCTTGCGACGCCGGGGGAATGGTAACCTCGAAAGGAGCGGGACATGGTGGAGGGATTGCAGGTCATGGGTACCGGGAGTTTGAGAAAAGCGGTGATTGTCCGGGACGGTGCTGATGATCCGACGTGTCCCCCTCATCGCAGAATTTCCACCGCCGTCTCGCGCCTGGGGGCGTTGCCGCCCGGACCCCCACGGACGGAAGATGGGCAGGGGTGGCGATGGAGCGAAGTCTCCATCGAGTCTCCAGTCTTGAAAAGAGAGATCAAACGAC
Encoded proteins:
- a CDS encoding fasciclin domain-containing protein; translation: MQQRAVQAQKNIVETAIEAGQFNTLVAAVKAAGLVETLSSPGPFTVFAPNDAAFAKIPKETIDHLMENPSQLAEVLKYHVISGTHMADDIVKMRSVRSLQGSDLEIDTTRGVRINGVSVIQPDIVCSNGVCHVIDSVLIPK